From Sphingorhabdus sp. SMR4y:
GGTTGCCGCGGGCGGTCTCGCGGCAGCGCTGTCGACGGCGGCGGGGCTGTTGCTGGTGATCAGTTCGTCGATCAGCCATGACCTGCTGAAAAGCACCTTCCGGCCGCAGATTACCGAGAAGGGCGAGCTGCTCGCCGCCCGGATGGCGGCCACCGCCGCGATTGTCGTCGCCGGCTATCTCGGCATCTATCCGCCCGGCTGGGTCGCGCAGGTGGTTGCCTTTGCCTTCGGCCTGGCCGCCGCCTCGCTATTTCCGGCTATCTTCATGGGGATTTTTTCCAAACGGATGAACCGCGAGGGCGCGATTGCAGGAATGGTATCGGGGCTCAGCTTCACCTTCCTCTATATCGGCTGGTTCAAGCTCTGGTCGCCCGAAAGCAATGTCGCGGCGAACTGGCTGTTCGGAATCTCGCCCGAGGGCATTGGCGTGATCGGAATGCTGCTGAATTTCGCGGTGGCGATTGCGGTCGCGCGGTTCACCAGCGCGCCGCCGAAGGAGATCGGCTGGCTGGTCGACAAGATCCGGGTGCCGCGGGGCTAGTGTTATTGCCCGCTGCGGGTGTTCCCCCAGGTGCCAGGCAGTCGACGGGCAGATTTGGCGGAACCCGGAGGAAGCGGCTTGTGGAATGGGGCAAACTTTGTGATAAGCCAGCCCAAGGGGCGCTATACGGGGGTAATCGATGGTCTGCACATCTTGCGGCACTGAAGTTCGAGCGGGAGATAGCTATTGCGCCAATTGTGGCGCCGCGTTGCAAGCCGACGCGGACGCCGGACCGTCAGGGGAAAGCGGCAAGGCCCGCGGACCGGGTCTTGCGTCGGGTGGCCTGATCCTCATCCGTTCGATATTCACGATGCCGATCAAGACCGCAAATCTGGCAGCGCACGAACTCCGCAAGATCGCGAAAACGGGCGCAATCGATTCCGATCGAGACTTCCCGCACCTGTTCTGGTGCAAGGCGATGCTGCCGGTCGTCGCAACTTTCCTGTCGGCCCTGGTATTGCTCGGTACGCTTGGACTGGCCGTCGCCCAGGCAGGAATTGCAGGTTTTTTCATCGGCATCTTTGCTGCAACCCTTGCCGCAATCACAGCCGACTGGTTCATCATGATTGTCGGAGAATATCTGATGATAAAAGTCGTCAGCGCTCGCTATTACTTGCAGCATATCGAGGAATATGAAGAGGAAAATGAGCGGCACTGACCGCTTCAATGCCGTTTCTGACCGATTGCCTTGAATCAGTCCGGCATTCCCGTTTCTGTCGAGCCAGTGGTTTGCAGAGGCGTTTTACCGCTTCTTGGCGATTTTCAGCTTGTCCTGCTTGGCCCTCGTCTTGATCGATTCCTCACTGCGGGTCAGCGCCTTGGATATGGCCTTGAGAGTCATGCCCTTTTTGGCAAAGGCGTGCAGTTTCTGCACTTCTTCGCTGGTCCAGGGCTGTTTGTGGCGCTCGAAACGGTCTTTCATGGCTTGTGGCTTAGCAGATATTGCGGATGATGCACTCTATTAGGACGCTGGCCGTCGCTTGCGGTCAGGCCGCTGGCGACAGCGGGCTTTGCACAGCGCCATTTGTCCGCTAGCCAGCAGCCCATATTTGTACACGGAGACTTCCATGCAGTTTGACGACGTAATCCTCGGCCGGCGCAGTATACGGGGCTACAAGCCGGACCCTGTTCCGCAGGAACTCATCGAGGAGATATTGGGACTGGCGATGCGCGCGCCATCCTCGATGAACACGCAGCCCTATAATTTTTACGTCATCACCGGCGAACCGCTGGAGAAAATCCGCGCCGGCAACACCGAGCGGATGCTGGCCGGGGTGCCGCAGTCGCGCGAGTTCCGAACCGGAGAGGCCTTTGCAGGCGCGCATCGCGAGCGGCAGATCGGCGTAGCCAAGCAGCTTTTCGGCGCGATGGGAATTGAACGGGATGACAAGGAAGCGCGGCAGGACTGGGTGATGCGCGGCTTCCGCCAGTTTGACGCGCCGGTCTGCGTGATCATTACCTATGACAAGGTGCTCGACGGCAGCGACGATACACCTTTTGACTGCGGCGCGGTGGCAACGGCCCTGGTCAACGCGGCCTGGTCGCGGGGACTGGGCACGGTGATCAACAGCCAGGGCATCATGCAATCGCCGGTGGTGCGCGAACATGCCGGCATTGCCGAGGATCAGGTGATCATGAAGAGCATCGCGCTCGGCTGGCCAGACGATAGCTTTCCGGCCAATGCGGTGGTGTCGGAACGCAAGCCGGTGGAAGAGGCGGCTGTGTTCGTGGGGTTTGACGGGTAGGCTTGTGCGCCGCACTTGATGCGGAGCCCTGCGCTACCCGCACCCGTTCTTGCCTCCAGCGCTCCGCATCGCGTGCGGAGCATGTTTACGCGGCTATTTGTTCAACCGCCCCTCGACCAACGCGTCGACCACGCTCGGATCGGCCAGTGTCGAAGTGTCACCCAGCGCGCCATGGTCATTCTCGGCGATCTTGCGCAGGATGCGCCGCATGATCTTGCCGCTGCGGGTCTTCGGCAGCGCGGGGGTCAGATGGAGATGGTCCGGCGTGGCGATCGGGCCGATTTCCTTGCGGACATGGCCGCGTAATTCGGCGACCAGGTCGTCGGATGCCGGTTCGCACGCATTCAGCGTGACATAGCAATAGATGCCCTGTCCCTTGATATCATGCGGAAAGCCGACCACAGCTGCTTCGGCGACCTTGGGATGCGAGACCAAGGCGCTTTCGACTTCAGCCGTACCCATGCGGTGGCCAGAGACGTTGATCACATCATCGACGCGACCGGTGATCCAGTAATAATCGTCGCCGTCCCGCTTGCAGCCGTCACCGGTGAAATATTTGCCCTTGTAGGTGCTGAAATAGGTCTGGATGAACCGTTCATGGTCGCCATAGACGCTGCGTGCCTGGCCCGGCCAGCTGGCGGTGATGCACAGATTGCCGTCGGTCGCACCGTCGAGCACGTTGCCGTCCCCGTCGACCAGTTGGGGCTGGATGCCGAAAAACGGCTTGCCGGCGCTGCCCGGTTTCATGCCATGAGCGCCGGGCAGGGTGGTGATCATGATACCGCCGGTTTCGGTCTGCCACCAGGTGTCGACGATCGGCGACCGGCCATCGCCAACCACGTCATAATACCAGCGCCAGGCTTCGGGATTGATCGGTTCGCCGACGGTGCCGAGCAGGCGGAGGGACGAGCGGTCGTGCGCCTTCACCGGTTCGTCGCCTTCCCGCATCAGCGCGCGGATCGCGGTTGGAGCGGTATAGAAGATATTGACCTTGTGCTTTTCGACCACTTCCCAGAAACGACCATGGTCGGGATAGTTGGGAATGCCCTCGAACATGATCTCGGTGGCGCCGTTGATCAGCGGCCCGTAGACGATATAGCTGTGGCCGGTGACCCAGCCGATATCGGCCGAACACCAGAATATCTCGCCCGGCTGATAGTCGAAGACATAGTGGAAGGTGGTCGCCGCCCATACCGCGTAACCGCCGGTCGTGTGCAATACGCCCTTGGGCTTGCCGGTCGAGCCGGACGTGTAGAGAATGAACAGCGGGTCTTCGGCGTTCATCGGCTCGCAGGGGCATTCTGCGGGCACGTCTGTCGACAGATCATGATACCAGTGATCGCGCCCCTCGGTCATGGCGACATCGCTGTCGGTATGGCTGATCACCAGCACAGCGTCGACCGACACTTTTTCGAGCGCTGCGTCGACATTGGCTTTTAGCGGTACCGGCTTGCCACCGCGCAATCCGCCGTCCGCGCAGATCACAAATTTGCTGTCGCAATCCTCGATCCGTCCGGCCAGCGCATCGGGGGAGAAGCCGCCGAACACGACGCTGTGGATCGCACCGATACGGGCGCAGGCGAGCATGGCGAAGGCGCCTTCCGGGATCATCGGCATGTAGATGGTGATCCGGTCGCCCTTTTTTGCGCCCAGCTTTTTCAGGCAACTGGCCATTTTTATGACCTCCGCCTGCAACTCGGCATAGCTGATCGTGCGGCCTGGCGCCTTGGGATCATCGGGTTCGAAGATCAGCGCGGTGACATCGCCCTTGCCGGCTGCGACATGGCGATCAACGGCATTGTGGCAGATGTTCAAAATGCCGTCTTCATACCATTTTATCGCAACCGGATCGTAGGACCAGTTGGCTATGGTCGTGGGGGCAGTCTGCCAGTCGAGCCGCTCAGCCTGGCGCGCCCAAAAATTGTCGGGGTCGCTGATGCTTTCCTGATAGAGGCGGTCATAGTCCGCTGCCGAGCAATGGGTTGGCGCATCGCTGCGCGGGGAAGGGATCGGTTCCACCAGGTCCTGGTTCTCCGCAATGTCCGTCATCGTTTATCTCTCCTTTTCGGCATCAGTTCAAAACGGCTGGTTAGCCGCAAAATTTTTCGTCGCCGGTTTTCCGGCTCATGGCAGGCGCGTCAAGTCCTGTTCGGTGATGAATTGTCTGATCCATTCTGCATCGGGAAATCCGTGTGCGATCCACGCCGATTCAATCTTCGCCAGGCTTTTTGCGACAACCGGTCCCGGCTTCAGGCCCCGCTCGATCAGGTCGCCGCCGGTCAGCGGAAAGACCGGCGGCTGCCAGCCTTCGAGCGCGTCCAGCAGCTCTGGCAGCGCGCTGTCCGTGGCGAACAGCAGCGCGGCATCGCGGGCGCACTCCACGTTGGTCCGATAGGCAAAGCCGCGGATGTCGGCGAGACTTGCCGCCGAACCAGCGCCCCGGGATTCTTGCACGCCCAAAAGCCGTTCGTCGATCGCTCTCTGCTGCTTCCGGGACAGTTTCAGGCTCTTGGCAATAGCGCCCGCTTCGTCCGCTTGTTTGGGTAGCAGGGCCACCAGCCGCCGGATGGCCATGGGCGGCACCTGATGCTGTTGCTCGCGTTCGACCAGCCGGTTGATATTCTTTCCGGCATCCCCGTCAAGATTATCGACGATATGCCGGAATATTCCGGCATCCAGCATCTGTCCGATCGCAAATCGCGGGTCCTCTGTGGCGAGCAGTTTCAGCAGTTCGTCCGCCACCCGCTCGCGGGAGAGCGTTTCGAGCTTTGCGGCCGCTGCGGTGCAGGCTGCAAAAGCCTCTTCGTCCACCTGCTGCTGGCCGAAGCGCGCGAGAAAGCGGAAATAGCGCATGATCCGCAGATGGTCCTCCGCGATCCGCTCCCCGGCCGAGCCGATGAAGCGAATGTGCAGATTTTCCAGATCATCCCGTCCGCCGAAATAATCAAACACCTCGAGCGTCCTGGGATCGGCGGACAGCGCGTTGATCGTGAAATCCCGGCGCGCCGCATCCTCTTTCCAGTCATCGCTGAAGGCGACGGTCGCCCGCCGACCGTCGGTTGAGACGTCGCGCCGCAACGTGGTGATTTCGACAGGGCCGTCCGGCAGAACCGCAGTGATCGTGCCATGGGCTATGCCGGTGGGAACGGTCTTGATCGACACGGCCGCAAGCCGTTCCATCACGTCCTCCGGCAGCAGCGGGGTGGCGATATCGATATCCTTGACCGCCAGACCCAGCAAGGTGTCGCGAACGGCCCCGCCGACGAAACGCGCCCTGCCATCCAGCGCCGCAATCAGTTCTGCGAGACCGGACCTTTGTGTCCATTCTGCCGGCGGTAGTGTTCCCGTCACCAGTCCAGCCTCTTTCCCAGATTGTTCAAGATGCCCGCCGTAATTCCCCAGATACGATAATCCTGCCAGTAAATTTCGTAATAATGCCGCTTGCGCCCGTTCCATGTGCCTTCATGGGTGGTGCGGTTTTTCGGGTCGAGAAGATATTCGAGCGGAGCCTCGAACCAGCTTTCCACCTCGGTCGGGTCAGCGACAAAGGGCAGGTCGGGCGGAATGACGCTGAGCACCGGCTGGATATTGTAGCCGCTGCCCGACTGGAAACTGTCGGTCAGACCGATGACATCGACATGGCTGCGATCGAGCGAAACTTCCTCGTGCGCTTCACGCAATGCCGCATCGATGGGATCGTGGTCTTCCGGATCAATCTTGCCGCCCGGGAAGGCCACCTGCCCGGGGTGGTTGCGCATATGCTGGGGACGCTGGACGAAAATGACGCCCGGATCGGGGCGGTCGGTGACCGCGATCAGCACTGCCGCGTCACGCAGAATCTTCAGATCGTCGATATGGTCCCGTTCGTTGTAGAGCAGGTGGTCTAGATCATTCTCATGCCCTTTTGCCAGCGCCTGCTCCAGCCGGTCGCGCAGAGTCATGAATCGGACACCATCGGGAAAAACGCACCGGCCGACCAGATGCCCAGCGGATCCTGATCCTCTGCCAGGGCCAGTTCCACCAGCTCATAATAGACCGGGCGCGCCAGCACTGCCTCCAGCCCGCCACGGACGTGGATATAGGGTTGCGGCTTGTCGGTGCCAAAGCGGAGCGGATGGTCCGCACCCGCGACCACCAGATGATCGGTATTGAGCCGGAAGGCGAGCGTCCGGTCCGGTCCGCTGCCCTGACTTTCCAGCTGGACGGCGACAAAGGGTGCATCCTCAACCTCTATACCCAGTTTCTGATAGGGCGTTACCAGTGCAAAACTGCCATCCGCTTCCCGCCGCAGAATCGTGGAAAAGGCGCGCACCATGGCCGGACGCTGGATCGGGTCACCCTGATGATACCAACTGCCATCTGCGGCGATCCGCATCTCGCTGTCGCCGCTTTCCTTTGGCTCCCACTGGTCGACGGGAGGCAATTTCTGTGCTTCGGCCAGTTCCGCGATTTCCGTGATCGAGAGCGAGGCCAGTTCGGGGGGTGGCGTATAGGGCATGGGACCGGACTATTGCCCGCCGCCATTTCTGTAAAGGCCTAGTCGCCTTATCTGGTCCAGGGGCCGAGCGTGCCGGTCTTCGGCAAAGCCTCCGGGTTGTCGGTGCGGACCAGCAAACGCGAGGGCTCCCACGGCCCCGGCAGCGTCCATCCGGCTGTTCCCTCGGCTGAAAAGCCGAAGAAGCGCTCATAATATTCAGGGTCGCCGATCATCACCAGCGGCAGCGGGTCATTCGGCTGAATTTCCTGCAGCAGCGCCGTCATCATCGCCCGGCCAATGCCTTCCCGCTGGAAATCGGGATAAACTGCGACCGGTCCGACCATGATCATCGGGTATTTCTTGCCCTCTTCATCGGTGAGGGCGATCGGCCAGCACTGGATGGAACCGAGCAGTTCGTGCTTTTCCTGATCCACAGCGGCCAGCGACAGACCTTCAAGCATATCCATGCCTTCGCGCAGGCGATAGGCGGTGCGGTCGTGTCGGTCCGCGCCAAAGGCGGCGTCAAGCAGCGCTTCTACAAGTTGCGGATCGATTTCGGCGAGAGGAATGATGCTGGTCAAGTCGTTGGTCTCGTATATCAGGAAAAGCGCGCGCTACTCCGCTTTGCGGCAAAAGTCGAGCCGTATAGGTTGCATTTGCATGATTGGAACGCGCCAGCTAAAAGATTGATCTGTTAAGGGGAGTTTGTGCGTGTCGGACCAGAATGAGCCAGTAAAACCATCAATGGGCGAAACGCCAGCCGCCACCGCGTCAGCAAAGC
This genomic window contains:
- a CDS encoding DUF1285 domain-containing protein, which translates into the protein MPYTPPPELASLSITEIAELAEAQKLPPVDQWEPKESGDSEMRIAADGSWYHQGDPIQRPAMVRAFSTILRREADGSFALVTPYQKLGIEVEDAPFVAVQLESQGSGPDRTLAFRLNTDHLVVAGADHPLRFGTDKPQPYIHVRGGLEAVLARPVYYELVELALAEDQDPLGIWSAGAFFPMVSDS
- a CDS encoding nitroreductase, whose protein sequence is MQFDDVILGRRSIRGYKPDPVPQELIEEILGLAMRAPSSMNTQPYNFYVITGEPLEKIRAGNTERMLAGVPQSREFRTGEAFAGAHRERQIGVAKQLFGAMGIERDDKEARQDWVMRGFRQFDAPVCVIITYDKVLDGSDDTPFDCGAVATALVNAAWSRGLGTVINSQGIMQSPVVREHAGIAEDQVIMKSIALGWPDDSFPANAVVSERKPVEEAAVFVGFDG
- a CDS encoding CCA tRNA nucleotidyltransferase, which produces MTGTLPPAEWTQRSGLAELIAALDGRARFVGGAVRDTLLGLAVKDIDIATPLLPEDVMERLAAVSIKTVPTGIAHGTITAVLPDGPVEITTLRRDVSTDGRRATVAFSDDWKEDAARRDFTINALSADPRTLEVFDYFGGRDDLENLHIRFIGSAGERIAEDHLRIMRYFRFLARFGQQQVDEEAFAACTAAAAKLETLSRERVADELLKLLATEDPRFAIGQMLDAGIFRHIVDNLDGDAGKNINRLVEREQQHQVPPMAIRRLVALLPKQADEAGAIAKSLKLSRKQQRAIDERLLGVQESRGAGSAASLADIRGFAYRTNVECARDAALLFATDSALPELLDALEGWQPPVFPLTGGDLIERGLKPGPVVAKSLAKIESAWIAHGFPDAEWIRQFITEQDLTRLP
- a CDS encoding GNAT family N-acetyltransferase, coding for MTSIIPLAEIDPQLVEALLDAAFGADRHDRTAYRLREGMDMLEGLSLAAVDQEKHELLGSIQCWPIALTDEEGKKYPMIMVGPVAVYPDFQREGIGRAMMTALLQEIQPNDPLPLVMIGDPEYYERFFGFSAEGTAGWTLPGPWEPSRLLVRTDNPEALPKTGTLGPWTR
- the acs gene encoding acetate--CoA ligase, which gives rise to MTDIAENQDLVEPIPSPRSDAPTHCSAADYDRLYQESISDPDNFWARQAERLDWQTAPTTIANWSYDPVAIKWYEDGILNICHNAVDRHVAAGKGDVTALIFEPDDPKAPGRTISYAELQAEVIKMASCLKKLGAKKGDRITIYMPMIPEGAFAMLACARIGAIHSVVFGGFSPDALAGRIEDCDSKFVICADGGLRGGKPVPLKANVDAALEKVSVDAVLVISHTDSDVAMTEGRDHWYHDLSTDVPAECPCEPMNAEDPLFILYTSGSTGKPKGVLHTTGGYAVWAATTFHYVFDYQPGEIFWCSADIGWVTGHSYIVYGPLINGATEIMFEGIPNYPDHGRFWEVVEKHKVNIFYTAPTAIRALMREGDEPVKAHDRSSLRLLGTVGEPINPEAWRWYYDVVGDGRSPIVDTWWQTETGGIMITTLPGAHGMKPGSAGKPFFGIQPQLVDGDGNVLDGATDGNLCITASWPGQARSVYGDHERFIQTYFSTYKGKYFTGDGCKRDGDDYYWITGRVDDVINVSGHRMGTAEVESALVSHPKVAEAAVVGFPHDIKGQGIYCYVTLNACEPASDDLVAELRGHVRKEIGPIATPDHLHLTPALPKTRSGKIMRRILRKIAENDHGALGDTSTLADPSVVDALVEGRLNK
- a CDS encoding zinc ribbon domain-containing protein, whose translation is MVCTSCGTEVRAGDSYCANCGAALQADADAGPSGESGKARGPGLASGGLILIRSIFTMPIKTANLAAHELRKIAKTGAIDSDRDFPHLFWCKAMLPVVATFLSALVLLGTLGLAVAQAGIAGFFIGIFAATLAAITADWFIMIVGEYLMIKVVSARYYLQHIEEYEEENERH
- a CDS encoding CoA pyrophosphatase, which gives rise to MTLRDRLEQALAKGHENDLDHLLYNERDHIDDLKILRDAAVLIAVTDRPDPGVIFVQRPQHMRNHPGQVAFPGGKIDPEDHDPIDAALREAHEEVSLDRSHVDVIGLTDSFQSGSGYNIQPVLSVIPPDLPFVADPTEVESWFEAPLEYLLDPKNRTTHEGTWNGRKRHYYEIYWQDYRIWGITAGILNNLGKRLDW